The Halomonas sp. 7T genome contains a region encoding:
- a CDS encoding porin family protein, which produces MKKSAKLFVVASSLLFVTAAQAQSFQAGYPQGYIGADAMAWNLDLDGVDSDFNSVGLRLVAGMKLDDYLAVELHGATGGSDSNYGLDIELDYLVGGFLKGIVPLGESARLFGLLGYSEVKLTASGYGLSESGRDDDVSFGAGAEFDVSDTLAISADITRYLSNSDYDLDAYSIGLRYRF; this is translated from the coding sequence ATGAAAAAATCGGCGAAATTATTTGTAGTTGCTTCTTCACTGCTGTTTGTTACCGCTGCCCAAGCGCAATCATTTCAAGCCGGATATCCCCAGGGTTATATCGGTGCCGACGCTATGGCCTGGAATCTGGATCTTGACGGTGTTGATAGTGATTTTAACTCTGTAGGCCTTCGGCTTGTGGCAGGCATGAAGCTAGATGATTATCTAGCGGTTGAGCTGCATGGCGCTACTGGTGGGTCTGATAGCAATTACGGATTAGATATTGAACTAGATTATCTAGTTGGCGGTTTCTTGAAAGGCATTGTGCCGTTAGGTGAGTCTGCCCGCCTGTTTGGCCTGCTAGGCTATTCCGAAGTAAAGCTCACTGCTAGTGGGTACGGTTTAAGCGAAAGTGGCCGCGACGATGACGTTTCATTTGGTGCAGGTGCTGAGTTCGATGTTTCTGATACTCTTGCAATTAGCGCCGATATTACACGCTATCTGAGTAATTCAGACTACGACTTAGACGCTTACAGCATTGGTCTACGTTACCGCTTTTAA
- a CDS encoding BCCT family transporter — protein MYRQATSGVLKGMNARVTLAAIVVVVAALSYGAFYTEHLAEVLDHMRGTLNPFLEWYYVLLVAFLLLFMIWLGVGRYKNVRLGGDFEQPEFTFFSWVSMLFAAGTGVGILFWAVAQPILQFQENPFIAEGMSPEAARVAMRLTYFHWGLNGWAIFSFVALVLAYFAYRRNLPLTVRSGLEPILGKRNHGLLGDMVDLLAVFGTVFGIATTLGLGVQQMNAGLEAVFGLETSVQLQLMITAVIMSVATFSVVSGVKRGVRLLSEANFWLSIAVVAFMLLFGPTQYLIALTIESAGDYLQNIFGMTFHTNATIADGWQSEWTVFFWGWWLAWSPFVGMFIARVSRGRTFREFVMGVLLVPTVITIIWIGLFGGTALYHELFGSGGIVQAVDENVATALFATVSAMNLGILGVGLSAVLVVLIATYLITSANAGTLVINTILAGGDPEPPTAHRIIWGAVLGLLTAVMLLAGGLETLQSAVIMAALPFSVVVILMVFGLLKALHGERFAARTGSRAEAPREPWADLDDAGTQATPVTPDENFKRN, from the coding sequence ATGTATCGCCAAGCTACGTCAGGGGTGTTGAAAGGAATGAATGCCCGCGTCACTTTAGCCGCCATTGTGGTAGTGGTGGCTGCGCTGAGCTACGGGGCGTTTTACACCGAACACCTTGCTGAAGTGCTTGACCACATGCGTGGCACGTTAAACCCCTTCCTTGAGTGGTATTACGTCTTGCTGGTGGCATTTTTGCTGCTGTTTATGATTTGGCTAGGCGTTGGGCGTTACAAAAACGTGCGCTTAGGCGGTGACTTTGAGCAGCCTGAGTTTACGTTTTTCTCCTGGGTTTCAATGCTGTTTGCCGCAGGCACCGGGGTCGGGATTCTGTTCTGGGCGGTCGCGCAGCCCATTTTGCAGTTTCAAGAAAACCCCTTTATTGCCGAAGGCATGAGCCCAGAGGCGGCGCGGGTGGCCATGCGGCTTACCTACTTCCACTGGGGGTTAAACGGCTGGGCGATTTTCTCCTTTGTTGCCCTGGTGCTGGCCTACTTTGCCTATCGGCGCAACCTGCCGTTGACGGTGCGCTCTGGTTTGGAGCCCATTCTAGGCAAGCGTAACCATGGCCTATTGGGTGACATGGTCGACCTGCTGGCGGTGTTTGGCACCGTGTTCGGTATAGCGACGACCCTGGGGCTAGGCGTTCAACAAATGAATGCGGGGTTAGAAGCCGTGTTTGGGCTGGAGACGTCAGTCCAACTGCAACTGATGATTACCGCCGTGATTATGAGCGTGGCGACGTTCTCGGTGGTCTCCGGTGTTAAGCGTGGCGTGCGCCTACTTTCAGAGGCCAACTTCTGGCTGAGCATTGCGGTAGTGGCCTTTATGCTGTTGTTCGGGCCTACCCAATACCTCATCGCACTTACCATCGAGTCCGCCGGTGATTACCTGCAAAACATATTCGGCATGACCTTTCACACCAACGCCACCATTGCAGACGGCTGGCAGTCAGAGTGGACGGTGTTCTTCTGGGGGTGGTGGCTGGCCTGGTCGCCGTTTGTCGGCATGTTTATCGCACGGGTGTCCCGTGGGCGCACCTTCCGTGAGTTTGTGATGGGCGTGCTGCTGGTACCTACCGTAATCACCATTATCTGGATTGGCCTGTTTGGTGGCACCGCGCTCTATCATGAACTGTTTGGGTCGGGTGGTATTGTCCAGGCGGTAGATGAAAATGTCGCAACCGCGCTATTTGCGACCGTATCAGCAATGAACTTAGGCATATTGGGCGTGGGGCTATCAGCCGTATTAGTGGTGCTGATTGCTACCTACCTGATTACCTCTGCTAACGCGGGCACGTTGGTGATCAATACCATTCTGGCCGGTGGTGACCCTGAACCACCTACGGCACACCGTATTATTTGGGGCGCTGTGCTTGGGCTGCTCACGGCTGTCATGCTGCTGGCTGGCGGCCTTGAAACGCTGCAGTCTGCGGTCATCATGGCGGCGCTGCCGTTTTCGGTTGTGGTGATCTTAATGGTGTTTGGGCTGCTTAAGGCACTGCATGGCGAGCGCTTTGCCGCCCGTACCGGTTCGCGTGCCGAGGCGCCGCGTGAACCGTGGGCCGACCTGGATGATGCCGGTACCCAGGCAACGCCCGTTACACCGGATGAAAACTTTAAGCGCAATTAA
- a CDS encoding EamA family transporter, which yields MSSIAPPALLPRHLAILLMMTVATMFAANHVSARLAFDNGTGLLLAVLTRSGVACLILLALVIAQKKRLWLPPGTWPWQLAVGVCIAIQSVSLYSAVARLPVVIALLLVNTFPIQLALLSWALGGKRPSLRSCLIMGTILVGLLVVLDIPSWIADADAMGPGWLTGIGFGVSAAFAFACALWITEHRLAGVGSTLRSLLTMQTVFIAMVIGGLLGAVPGGMSLPDNSTGWMGLTFLALLYGTAFSVLFIFVPRLDMARNAPVMNFEPVASLLIGYLVLGQMLSPSQLVGGAVVVGGIVVLSLSRGR from the coding sequence ATGTCTTCTATTGCTCCCCCCGCGCTACTCCCTCGGCATCTGGCTATTTTGCTGATGATGACCGTTGCCACCATGTTTGCCGCTAACCATGTGTCGGCACGTCTGGCGTTTGATAATGGCACTGGCCTACTGCTAGCGGTGCTCACCCGCTCGGGTGTGGCCTGCCTTATTTTATTAGCGTTGGTCATCGCCCAAAAAAAGCGACTTTGGTTACCGCCCGGCACATGGCCTTGGCAATTAGCGGTGGGGGTATGTATTGCCATTCAAAGCGTTAGCCTCTATTCAGCGGTGGCGCGGCTGCCGGTGGTGATTGCGCTGCTACTGGTGAATACCTTCCCGATTCAACTGGCGCTATTAAGTTGGGCGTTGGGGGGAAAGCGGCCTTCACTGCGTAGCTGCCTGATTATGGGCACTATTTTAGTGGGGCTGCTGGTAGTGCTCGATATACCCAGCTGGATAGCGGACGCCGATGCCATGGGGCCAGGATGGCTTACAGGAATTGGTTTTGGTGTAAGCGCGGCCTTTGCGTTTGCCTGCGCGCTGTGGATCACCGAGCACCGCTTGGCAGGGGTGGGTAGCACCTTACGCAGCCTGCTCACCATGCAAACTGTGTTTATCGCCATGGTCATTGGCGGGCTTCTGGGCGCAGTGCCGGGCGGCATGAGCCTACCGGACAACAGCACCGGCTGGATGGGGTTAACGTTCTTAGCGCTTCTATACGGTACGGCATTCTCAGTACTGTTTATTTTTGTACCCCGGTTGGATATGGCGCGCAACGCACCGGTGATGAATTTCGAGCCGGTCGCTTCGCTGTTAATCGGTTATCTCGTGCTTGGCCAAATGCTTAGCCCCAGCCAGCTAGTGGGAGGCGCGGTTGTGGTGGGTGGCATTGTCGTACTTAGCCTTTCCCGTGGCCGTTAA
- a CDS encoding DeoR family transcriptional regulator, which yields MNDRSAQRLAMLQEALVSGGTLHLREAAELCGVSEMTIRRDLTTQPSPISLLGGRLVMASYPGVAQVYDLTEQQASHYQIKHRLCQRVASFIEDGDTLFIDCGSTLIPLLSQLSHFRELTVVTYALNVANAVAALPNVRLVLLGGLFYASSQSFGSDGIGAAIERLGINKALISAAGVDYERGVSCFHFHEVAPKQAAIATAMQRILVVDASKFGVVRPAYFAALSDFDSVVTDDARAATLEGVAVSTVI from the coding sequence ATGAATGACCGGAGCGCACAGCGCTTGGCGATGCTACAAGAGGCGCTGGTCAGCGGGGGAACCCTGCATCTTCGTGAGGCTGCCGAGCTGTGTGGTGTTTCCGAAATGACCATTCGTCGCGACCTGACAACTCAGCCCTCGCCCATTAGCCTGCTAGGGGGGCGGTTAGTGATGGCGAGCTACCCGGGGGTAGCGCAGGTATACGACCTTACCGAGCAGCAGGCGAGCCACTATCAGATTAAGCACCGCTTATGCCAGCGCGTTGCCAGCTTTATTGAAGACGGCGATACGCTATTCATTGACTGCGGTTCAACGCTAATTCCATTACTGAGTCAGCTAAGCCATTTCCGCGAACTCACCGTAGTGACGTATGCCCTAAACGTGGCTAACGCTGTTGCCGCGCTGCCTAATGTGCGCTTAGTGCTCTTGGGCGGGCTGTTTTATGCCTCGTCGCAGTCGTTTGGCAGCGACGGGATAGGGGCGGCCATCGAGCGGCTGGGGATTAATAAGGCGCTTATTTCCGCAGCGGGGGTGGATTATGAGCGGGGGGTCAGCTGTTTTCATTTCCACGAAGTAGCCCCGAAACAAGCCGCCATTGCCACCGCAATGCAGAGAATTTTGGTGGTGGATGCGAGTAAGTTTGGGGTTGTGCGGCCTGCTTATTTCGCCGCGTTATCCGATTTCGATAGTGTGGTGACCGACGATGCACGCGCCGCCACCCTTGAGGGAGTGGCGGTAAGTACCGTTATCTAG
- the cyoE gene encoding heme o synthase, whose product MEHAASVSQHDGRLKSHPSRWRDLLALTKPGIIGGNLIATVGGYFLAAQGAFDWVTFTSVIVGIALIIASGCACNNVIDRDIDALMARTRHRPLAKGRISITQALGISALLGVAGVVCLALGTNGLAVALAVIGWGVYVGVYSLYMKRHSEYGTLVGSLSGAMPPVVGYCAVTGQFDSGALMLLIIFCLWQMPHSYAIAIFRYADYQRASIPVLPVVHGIKRAKHHILGYIIAFIPASLALVLASQAGTGYLLVALAMGGYWLYLALCGFRLEDDVRWAKKIFGVSILTITAMSLVMVLEAMVPMWV is encoded by the coding sequence ATGGAACATGCTGCATCGGTATCTCAACATGATGGTCGCTTAAAGAGTCATCCCAGCCGCTGGCGCGATTTGCTGGCGCTCACCAAGCCCGGCATTATCGGTGGTAACTTAATTGCCACCGTGGGTGGGTATTTTTTAGCGGCTCAAGGGGCGTTTGATTGGGTCACGTTTACCTCGGTTATCGTGGGTATTGCCCTGATTATCGCTTCTGGTTGCGCGTGCAATAACGTTATCGACCGCGATATTGATGCGTTGATGGCTCGCACGCGCCACCGCCCCTTGGCGAAAGGGCGCATCTCGATCACTCAGGCGCTGGGTATTTCGGCACTGCTGGGGGTGGCGGGGGTGGTCTGTTTAGCGCTAGGAACCAACGGCTTGGCTGTGGCGCTAGCGGTGATTGGCTGGGGCGTTTACGTGGGAGTGTATAGCCTCTATATGAAGCGCCACTCTGAGTACGGCACCTTAGTGGGCAGCCTTTCCGGCGCGATGCCGCCAGTTGTTGGCTACTGCGCGGTCACGGGGCAGTTCGACAGCGGCGCACTCATGCTGCTTATTATTTTCTGCTTGTGGCAAATGCCCCACTCTTACGCCATCGCAATTTTTCGCTATGCGGATTATCAACGGGCGTCCATTCCAGTACTGCCGGTGGTTCACGGTATTAAGCGGGCAAAACACCATATTCTTGGCTACATCATTGCGTTTATTCCCGCCTCACTGGCCCTCGTGCTAGCAAGCCAAGCAGGTACCGGTTACCTCCTCGTGGCGTTGGCAATGGGCGGCTACTGGCTTTACTTGGCGCTATGTGGCTTTCGTTTAGAGGATGATGTGCGTTGGGCCAAAAAGATTTTTGGCGTCTCGATCCTCACCATTACCGCGATGAGTTTGGTAATGGTATTGGAAGCGATGGTGCCTATGTGGGTATGA
- a CDS encoding acetate/propionate family kinase, which produces MNAPVLVINCGSSSIKYALIDSDPQAPRLGGLAERLGSEDARIKGKNSAGESFTQTLPNADHAEALNAILERLEGRIPGAVGHRIVHGGEHFTQAALIDDSVVEAINATSALAPLHNPANLAGIAATQKVFPELPQVAVFDTAFHQTLPPRAYRYALPEALYTEHSIRRYGFHGTSHAFVSQRAGELSRRGAGGWLIAHLGNGCSTSAVWNNQSLDTSMGLTPLEGLVMGTRSGDVDPSLHAHLHRQLGWSLDEIDSVLNKQSGLLGLSGLTNDMREIEDQALAGHSGAQLALDVFCYRVAKSLAALSCALPTLDGVIFTGGIGENSPTVRRAVLALLPHFGFNLDEAANQATLRGKEGTLDSAGHSGPEVWVIPTDEEGRIAMETRQRVETPE; this is translated from the coding sequence ATGAACGCACCGGTGCTGGTTATAAACTGCGGCTCATCGTCTATTAAATACGCCTTGATTGATTCCGACCCACAGGCGCCACGCTTGGGCGGTTTAGCGGAGCGTTTAGGCAGTGAAGACGCACGAATAAAAGGCAAAAACAGCGCCGGTGAGAGCTTTACCCAAACGCTGCCCAATGCGGATCATGCAGAAGCCCTGAATGCCATTTTGGAGCGCCTTGAAGGCCGTATACCTGGCGCCGTTGGCCATCGCATTGTGCACGGCGGAGAACACTTTACCCAAGCGGCGCTGATTGATGATAGCGTTGTTGAGGCCATCAACGCGACGTCAGCACTGGCGCCACTGCACAACCCAGCGAACTTGGCCGGCATTGCCGCCACGCAAAAAGTGTTTCCTGAACTGCCCCAGGTGGCTGTGTTTGATACCGCGTTTCATCAAACGCTGCCGCCTCGCGCCTACCGTTACGCGCTGCCTGAAGCGCTCTACACTGAGCATAGCATTCGCCGTTACGGTTTCCACGGCACCAGCCACGCCTTTGTTAGCCAGCGAGCCGGTGAACTGAGTCGCCGTGGTGCTGGCGGCTGGTTAATCGCTCATTTAGGCAACGGTTGCTCCACCAGCGCGGTGTGGAATAACCAGAGCCTGGATACCAGCATGGGCCTCACCCCGCTGGAGGGCTTGGTGATGGGTACCCGCAGCGGTGATGTCGACCCTAGCCTGCATGCGCACCTACACCGTCAGTTGGGCTGGTCGCTGGATGAGATCGATAGCGTTCTCAATAAACAGAGCGGCCTATTAGGCCTTTCTGGCCTTACCAACGACATGCGTGAAATAGAAGACCAAGCACTGGCGGGGCACAGCGGTGCCCAACTGGCACTGGATGTATTTTGCTACCGCGTTGCCAAATCGCTGGCGGCGCTCTCCTGCGCCCTGCCCACTCTGGACGGCGTTATTTTTACCGGCGGCATTGGTGAAAACTCACCCACCGTGCGCCGTGCAGTGCTCGCCTTACTGCCCCACTTTGGTTTCAACCTGGACGAGGCGGCCAACCAAGCCACACTTCGCGGCAAAGAAGGCACGCTGGACAGCGCTGGCCACAGCGGCCCAGAAGTGTGGGTAATCCCCACCGATGAAGAGGGCCGTATCGCCATGGAAACTCGCCAACGCGTGGAGACCCCTGAATGA
- the pta gene encoding phosphate acetyltransferase: MNSIPEQPQAILLVPTSVGAGLTSACLGLIQALDTIGLKAGFLKPFMQNELNGPGLDRSTALVSRTLNQRPPSPISQTRLERLLRDDHTDELMENVIELYEQVTQQAYRDGSALDLVVVEGVVPTQHTTYATQTNAQLADALNARIILVGTGDLNEPQRLAEELDMHARSFGGVSSSRTLGGILMRMKNLPNGQEDDLSAAPGTMKPQLEEPVLNELRRYSPALATDSFHLIGVVPYSNTLSAPRTLDVARALNAKMLNEGEAASRRVLSTSLCARSAANALHIFKPGSLVVASGDRDDVVLASALATMNGTQLAGVLLTNGFMPNDNMIEMCRPALKTGLPVLAVETDSLTTAQNLSQISREIPMDDFERAEQVARYVAAHLDLEWLKAKLSRGYTRRLSPSAFRHQLVKRAQQAKKRIVLPEGDEPRTIEAAIICQRRGIADCVLLGKRDDIENVARNRGLTLPDALTIIDPESSRADYISPMVERRRGKLNEITAEAQLQDNVVLGTMMLQLDEVDGLVSGAVHTTANTVRPAFQLIKTAPEYKQVSSIFFMLLPEQVVVYGDCAVNPDPDAETLAEIALQSARSAEAFGIEPRVAMISYSTGDSGTGADVDKVREATRIAKERAPHLAIDGPLQYDAAAIESVGKQKAPDSPVAGRATVFVFPDLNTGNTTYKAVQRSARVVSVGPMLQGLNKPVNDLSRGALVDDIVYTIALTAMQASQRES; the protein is encoded by the coding sequence ATGAACAGTATTCCTGAACAGCCCCAGGCTATTTTATTAGTGCCAACCAGCGTAGGCGCTGGGCTTACCTCAGCCTGTCTAGGGTTAATTCAAGCGCTGGATACCATTGGCTTAAAAGCCGGTTTTTTAAAGCCGTTTATGCAGAATGAATTAAACGGTCCAGGGCTAGACCGCTCAACGGCGCTGGTCTCGCGCACGTTGAACCAGCGCCCGCCATCGCCTATTTCTCAAACTCGCTTGGAGCGTTTGCTACGTGATGACCATACCGATGAGCTGATGGAAAACGTCATTGAGCTCTACGAGCAGGTTACCCAGCAGGCTTACCGAGATGGCAGCGCACTGGATCTTGTGGTGGTCGAAGGGGTCGTGCCCACCCAGCATACGACCTACGCCACCCAAACCAACGCGCAGCTAGCGGATGCGCTGAATGCGCGGATTATTCTGGTGGGCACCGGTGATTTAAATGAGCCCCAGCGACTTGCCGAAGAGCTGGATATGCACGCCCGCAGCTTTGGCGGAGTCAGCTCTAGCCGCACCTTGGGCGGCATTTTAATGCGCATGAAAAACCTGCCCAACGGGCAGGAGGACGACCTTTCTGCCGCGCCGGGCACCATGAAGCCGCAGCTAGAAGAGCCGGTGCTTAACGAGCTGCGCCGCTACTCTCCCGCGCTGGCTACCGACAGCTTCCATCTAATTGGTGTGGTGCCCTACAGCAACACCCTAAGTGCGCCGCGCACATTAGATGTGGCCCGCGCCTTGAACGCCAAAATGCTCAATGAAGGCGAAGCCGCCAGCCGTCGCGTGCTCTCAACCAGCCTTTGCGCCCGCAGCGCGGCCAATGCGCTGCACATTTTCAAACCCGGCAGCTTGGTCGTCGCCTCGGGCGACCGTGATGACGTGGTGCTGGCGTCTGCGCTGGCCACCATGAACGGCACCCAGTTGGCGGGCGTTTTGCTGACTAACGGCTTTATGCCTAACGACAATATGATTGAGATGTGTCGCCCAGCGCTAAAAACCGGCCTGCCGGTACTCGCGGTTGAAACCGACAGTCTCACCACCGCGCAAAATCTGAGCCAGATTAGCCGTGAAATCCCCATGGACGATTTCGAGCGCGCCGAGCAGGTAGCCCGCTACGTGGCCGCTCACCTGGATTTAGAGTGGCTTAAAGCCAAACTCAGCCGAGGCTATACCCGCCGCCTCTCGCCCTCTGCTTTTCGTCATCAGTTGGTTAAACGCGCTCAGCAGGCTAAAAAGCGCATTGTCCTGCCCGAAGGTGATGAGCCACGCACCATCGAAGCGGCGATCATCTGCCAGCGTCGCGGCATTGCCGACTGTGTGTTGCTGGGCAAGCGTGATGATATTGAAAACGTTGCGCGCAATCGTGGCCTGACGCTACCCGACGCGCTAACGATTATCGACCCAGAAAGCAGCCGGGCGGATTATATTAGCCCGATGGTGGAACGCCGCCGTGGCAAACTCAACGAGATCACCGCAGAGGCCCAACTGCAGGATAACGTGGTGCTCGGCACCATGATGCTGCAGCTAGACGAAGTGGATGGGCTGGTATCTGGCGCGGTACATACCACCGCTAATACGGTTCGCCCTGCCTTTCAGCTGATCAAAACCGCCCCCGAATATAAGCAGGTGTCGTCGATCTTCTTTATGCTGCTGCCCGAACAGGTAGTGGTGTACGGCGATTGCGCGGTGAACCCAGACCCTGATGCCGAAACCCTGGCCGAAATCGCCCTGCAGAGCGCGCGCTCGGCAGAAGCGTTTGGCATCGAGCCACGCGTTGCCATGATCAGCTACTCCACCGGCGACTCAGGCACCGGCGCGGATGTAGATAAAGTGCGCGAAGCCACTCGCATTGCCAAAGAGCGAGCGCCGCATCTTGCCATCGATGGCCCGCTGCAGTACGACGCCGCCGCCATTGAGAGTGTTGGCAAGCAGAAAGCGCCGGACTCCCCTGTGGCAGGCCGTGCCACGGTGTTTGTTTTCCCCGACCTCAACACCGGCAACACCACCTACAAAGCCGTACAGCGCAGCGCGAGAGTGGTTAGTGTTGGGCCAATGCTGCAAGGCTTAAACAAGCCAGTAAACGATCTTTCCCGGGGAGCTTTGGTCGACGATATCGTTTACACCATCGCCCTAACGGCCATGCAGGCCAGTCAGCGGGAAAGCTAA
- a CDS encoding outer membrane protein OmpK, with amino-acid sequence MTALSHARSSSFVTLGAGVLLTSAALATPAMADDATPRPLDRLWSFANVSVNYLDWSNGTEARTANNAAKSDFTFVEIEGGVGFSWGEFYGFFDFENPTNDQFDQSSGGKDNFRTAGKVTSHIYLGDSPLSIYAHLYDFRDYGFNAREQDQILGLGYRTTFDNGLWFKPFIGAARVQSDGYTGMNGYMAGWVAGYDFTAMNQNFSVTNWHEQTFGRDDEYLEQNYVGDKAGSVGTNGALSLWWHPTDLITTGVQYRYSDNKLGTPNAYQNAMIYSVKLNLL; translated from the coding sequence ATGACTGCTCTATCTCACGCTCGTTCTTCTTCGTTCGTCACGCTTGGCGCTGGCGTCTTACTGACCAGTGCTGCGCTGGCAACTCCGGCTATGGCCGACGATGCCACGCCACGCCCCCTTGATCGCCTCTGGTCGTTTGCCAACGTCTCCGTGAACTACCTGGACTGGTCAAACGGCACTGAAGCGCGCACTGCCAACAACGCGGCAAAAAGCGACTTCACGTTTGTTGAAATCGAAGGCGGCGTCGGCTTTAGCTGGGGTGAATTCTACGGCTTCTTCGATTTCGAGAACCCCACCAACGACCAGTTCGACCAATCTAGCGGTGGTAAGGACAATTTCCGCACCGCCGGTAAAGTGACGTCGCATATTTACTTGGGCGACAGCCCACTATCGATCTACGCGCATCTTTACGACTTCCGCGATTACGGATTCAACGCCCGCGAGCAGGATCAAATTCTTGGTTTAGGCTACCGCACCACGTTTGACAACGGTCTATGGTTCAAGCCGTTTATTGGTGCCGCGCGCGTGCAAAGCGATGGCTACACCGGTATGAATGGCTATATGGCCGGCTGGGTTGCGGGTTACGACTTCACCGCCATGAACCAGAACTTCAGCGTCACCAACTGGCATGAGCAGACCTTTGGTCGTGATGACGAGTATCTGGAGCAGAATTACGTTGGCGATAAAGCGGGCAGCGTAGGCACCAACGGCGCGCTTAGCCTGTGGTGGCACCCGACCGACTTAATTACCACGGGCGTGCAGTATCGCTACTCAGATAATAAGCTGGGTACCCCGAACGCTTACCAAAACGCGATGATTTACTCAGTAAAGCTAAACTTACTGTAA
- a CDS encoding porin family protein, with the protein MKMTVLSLTSAALLVGAGAFAASAQAQQPFQYPQGYVGGDAMFWSLDPDRGSSRDDVGLRVRGGAQFNDYFALEGHLGTGGSDGGAELDYLAGAYAKGIIPVAPEVRLYGLAGFSEVEISDDRESGFSYGAGAEMDVAPNLSVGADYMRYLDKSAYTFDAASVGLRYRF; encoded by the coding sequence ATGAAGATGACCGTTTTATCACTCACCTCTGCAGCGCTTCTGGTTGGTGCGGGTGCTTTCGCGGCATCGGCTCAAGCGCAGCAACCTTTTCAATACCCACAAGGTTACGTGGGTGGCGACGCCATGTTCTGGAGCCTAGACCCAGACCGTGGTTCCTCCCGCGACGATGTAGGCCTGCGTGTGCGCGGCGGTGCCCAATTTAACGACTACTTTGCCCTTGAAGGCCACCTGGGTACCGGCGGTTCCGACGGTGGGGCAGAGCTCGATTATTTAGCCGGTGCCTATGCCAAAGGCATTATCCCGGTTGCCCCCGAAGTACGCCTATATGGCCTTGCCGGTTTCAGCGAAGTAGAGATCAGCGATGACCGTGAAAGCGGCTTCTCTTACGGTGCTGGTGCTGAGATGGACGTGGCACCTAACCTTTCCGTTGGCGCCGACTACATGCGCTACTTGGATAAATCGGCGTACACCTTTGATGCGGCCAGTGTAGGCCTACGCTACCGTTTCTAA
- a CDS encoding NAD(P)-dependent alcohol dehydrogenase has product MPTMMKAAIFVEPGRIEIDDKPIPDIGPNDALMRVTTTTICGTDVHILKGEYPVERGLTIGHEPVGVIEKLGANVKGYQEGQRVIAGAICPSFTSYACQDGCSSQDGGHHSHGYKPMGGWRFGNTIDGAQAEYLLVPDAQANLSPVPDGLTDEQVLMCPDIMSTGFAGAEAGGINIGDTVVVFAQGPIGLCATAGARLRGAGMIIAVDGVDERLTIAKQMGADITLDFRKVDVVEEILKLTGGRGVDVAIEALGLQQTFESALRVLKPGGTLSSLGVYSEDLTIPLGAFCAGLGDHKIITSLCPGGKERMRRLMSIIAAGRLDLGPMVTHRYALEDIVEAYDLFSHQRDGVLKVALSTA; this is encoded by the coding sequence ATGCCTACCATGATGAAAGCCGCCATTTTTGTTGAGCCGGGCCGTATCGAAATCGACGACAAGCCCATCCCCGATATCGGCCCCAACGATGCGCTAATGCGCGTGACCACCACCACCATCTGCGGTACCGATGTCCACATCTTAAAAGGCGAATACCCGGTTGAGCGGGGCCTTACCATCGGCCACGAGCCGGTGGGCGTGATTGAAAAACTCGGCGCCAACGTGAAAGGTTACCAAGAAGGCCAGCGGGTGATTGCCGGTGCGATCTGCCCCAGTTTTACCTCTTACGCCTGCCAGGATGGGTGCTCCTCGCAAGATGGCGGCCACCACAGCCACGGCTATAAACCGATGGGCGGCTGGCGCTTTGGCAATACCATTGACGGTGCCCAAGCGGAGTACTTATTGGTGCCCGATGCCCAGGCCAACCTTTCCCCCGTGCCGGATGGCTTAACCGATGAACAAGTGTTGATGTGCCCCGACATTATGTCCACTGGCTTTGCGGGCGCAGAAGCGGGCGGTATCAACATTGGCGACACCGTAGTGGTGTTTGCTCAAGGCCCGATTGGCCTATGCGCCACCGCAGGGGCACGGCTGCGTGGGGCGGGCATGATCATTGCTGTTGACGGTGTGGATGAGCGGCTGACGATAGCCAAGCAGATGGGCGCGGATATCACGCTAGATTTTCGTAAAGTGGATGTGGTGGAAGAAATTCTCAAGCTGACCGGCGGGCGGGGTGTGGATGTGGCTATTGAAGCGCTCGGCCTGCAGCAAACTTTTGAATCTGCCTTGAGGGTGCTAAAACCCGGCGGCACCTTATCGAGCCTTGGCGTTTATTCCGAAGACCTGACCATTCCGCTGGGCGCTTTCTGTGCGGGGCTGGGGGATCACAAAATCATTACCTCACTGTGCCCTGGCGGCAAAGAGCGCATGCGCCGCCTGATGAGCATCATCGCCGCTGGGCGCTTGGACCTTGGCCCCATGGTGACCCATCGCTACGCGCTGGAGGATATCGTCGAAGCCTACGACCTTTTCTCCCACCAGCGCGATGGCGTATTAAAAGTGGCGCTAAGCACTGCCTAG